Part of the Scyliorhinus canicula chromosome 13, sScyCan1.1, whole genome shotgun sequence genome, GCGATTCTAAAAGGCCCGGACGTCTTTCTGGTTTTCTCTTCCCCCTTCTCGAGCTCGCCCACTCCACTTTCTCACAGCGAGGTGGCATCACCCACGACGGGCAAACGAGACAATTAACTACTTATCGCCCCAGCCTCTGGCAATTCTCACACCTGCTTTCTTAAAGGCACACTATTAAAaggcaggatagtgggcctggcGTCTCAGTACAGCCTGAGCGTCCTCTCAGCAACAGACAGACCTCCCAGCCAGCCAACCTCAGATGCGGCTCCGTGAGGGCACCAACCTCAAATCTGAGTCAAGGGACCGTGGGGTTCGAaccccacagggagcagtgattagggataaatgggtcatttttggcTGGGCAAGTTGGGGTGGGCGCACAGAGGGTTCAGTGCTGTCCACCTCAACGGTTCGGAGGAAGGGACCGACTGCGCGGTCgctaaatttgccaatgacaccaaGTTAGGGAGGAAAGTAATCCGTCAGGAGGAGGGAATCTACAAAAGGGGCAGAGACAGGTTCAGTGAATGGACAAAGATTTGGTAGCTGGAgtgtaatgtgggtaaatgtcaAGTTGTTAACTTTGGCAGGGAGAACAGAAAAGCAGGgaaattatttaaatagagaggaTTGTATTTAAGAGATGGAGAATTTCTTCCTCAAAGGCAgttgaagcagaatctttgagtatatttaaggcagagctggttagattcttgattgaccaGGAGGGCCGGGGGAGgtgaaaggttaatggggggtcggcaggaatgtggggtcaaggtcacaatcagatcagccaatgatcttcttgaatggcgagacaggctcgaggggcctgacTCCTGCTCACATGTCTGTACGAGGGACGGTGACAGATTAAAACGAACAGGAAAGGTTGCTCAGCCTGGATCTCCCTTCTCGAGGAAAAGGGGAGGCCGAAGGGAATCCAGATTGAACTGGAGTATCAGTCAGCATCAACTGGAGCAACCTCCATGGCCAGGCCGGTACCAATCAGGGTCCAGTTGTCAGCACATTCTCATACAGAATAAATCGTTGCTGCATTCACATTTGGTACACCtgcaaattgtcctgatgagtgcaagacagaaAACTTTGACAAAGcttgttttccccccccccccccccccccccccccaaagcaatactcaagttctgtcccAGCCAAGATACATTTGTCATGGGGTGTCCCttcaagaaatgttttgtctcattatatggcttcagtgatgtcattgtgtgggtggagctgggctgtggctctgggttttactttcgctttgagtttgacctggttttgtactgcacaggttggaaagaagtgtctatcttcagtttaaaagctgtttctagattgtttgataacttaaaagtgacaactgttttctggaaggaattcagacctgctgttttggaaatgaAACCGGTTTATCCATACCAAGTCTTAAAGATAGTAAAAGTGCATATGCTGggtcacacctttgaaaagggtttatggcatcttgttattaaattggaacagttaaaggagggaattcattaagggtgatacatagagtactgtagctgtgtgggtattcatatttgtagttgataaaaatccTTACTGTGtgcgtttataaaaatgttaactaaattcgtagaataaactacgtagattaaaagtgcttacgaactctgttgcataacacccgacaggcaggcccttgtgctgtccgtaaccaaaatcaataagcagttgtaggtcaggtgaactccatgatatactttgcagTTTTCTCAACCCTGGCCCTTTGGGTAACAACATGATGAACTGGTTTGATGGGTTAGATGTAAAAGGAGAGGTTTCCACTTGTGGTGGAATAACGATCAGGAGTTATCATAAACACAATCACGAATAAACCCAATCGGAAATTCAACAGGGATTTCTGGCGGAGAGGGGATAGAGCTCATTCCCACATGGAATGGTTGAGGTGTGCAGCTTGGGTGCGTTTAAGGGCAAACCAGATAAATATCTGAAGGGGTAAGGGATAGGATATGTGGATGGGGTGatctgaagtgggggggggggggggggttggtgcatcAAGTGGAGCAGGAGCACTGTTGgatcacagaatgaggccattcggcccatctgcactGGTTCTCCAAACCAGCATCGTGGCTTAGTTCCattcccctccatttcccccaaaCCTCGTCATGGAAGGCCCCGACTGAACTTGCCTCCACCtcacttccaggccgtgcattgCAGACCCCAAGCCACTCGCCGTGTGGAAACGTTCTTCTCACACAGAAttcacagtgccgaaggaggccattcggcccattgggtctgcgccggcccttggaaacagactctacttaagcccacacctccacccgatccctgtaacccctcctaacatcacatttgcttcttttacaaatcaTTTTCAATCTGTGCCCCCTTTCCTTCTCGCTCCTTTCAAGAACGGGAacagcccccctccacccacccccgcaATCGACTCTGTCCAGCCCCACCTCACGATTTTGAACCTCACCAAACGGCCTTGTGGGTGTGTCGCAAATACTCACTGACCTGCGTCCTCCTGCCTCTGCCCGCTGGGAGCTGCTGTGATGCAGCATCTGTTTGGGGAGCTTCCTCCGCACTGTCAGCTTGTCCTGAGGCAGCCGCAGTCCTCCTCCTGCCCCGGCCTCTGCCCGCTGGGAGCTGCTGTGATGCAGCATCTGTTTGGGGAGCTTCCTCCGCACTCTCAGCCTGTCCTGGGGCAGCCGCAGCCCTCCTCCTGCCCCGGCCTCTGCCCGCTGGGAGCTGCTGTGATGCAGCATCTGTTTGGGGAGCTTCCTCCGCAGTCTCAGCCTGTCCTGGGGCAGCCGCAGCCCTCCTCCTGCCCCGACCTCTGCCCGCTGGGAGCTGCGGCGATGCAGCATCTGTTTGGGGAGCATCCTCCGCACTCTCAGCCTGTCCTGGGGAAACCGCAGTCCCCCTCCTGCCCCGGCCTCTGCCCGATGGGGGCTGCGGCGATGCAGCATCTGTTTGGGGAGCTTCCTCCGCAGTCTCAGCCTGCTTTGCTGGTGTAGCCACAGACCCCCTCCTGCCTCTGCCCGCTGCAGGGTGCTGGGATGACCCATCAGTTTGGGGAGCATCCTCCGCACTGTCAGCCTGTCCTGGGGAAGCAGCAGTCTTCCTCCTGCCCCGGCCTCTGCCCACTGGGGGCTGCGGCGATGCAGCATCTGTTTGGGGAGCATCCTCCGCACTCTCAGCCTGCTTTGCTGGTGTAGCCACAGACCCCCTCCTGCCTCTGCTTCTTCCTGCTGGGAGCTGCTGTGATGCAGCATCTGTTTGGGGAGCTTCCTCCGCAGTCTCAGCCTGTCTTGGGGAAACCGCAGTCCTCCTCCTGCCCCGGCCTCTGCCCGCTGGGGGCTGCGGCGATGCAGCATCTGTTTGGAGAGCTTCCTCCGCACTCTCAGCCTGACTCGGTGCAGCTGCGGCCCTCCTCCTGCCCCGGCCTCTTCCTGCTGGAGGTTGCGGCGATGCAGCATCTGTTTGGGGAGCTTCCTCCGCAGTCTCGGCCTGTCCTGGGGCAGCCGCAGACCCCCTCCTGCTTCTGCCCGCTGCAGGGTGCTGGGATGACCCATCTGTTTGGGGAGCTTCCTCCGCAGTCTCAGCCTGTCCTGGGGCAGCCACAGTCCTCCTCCTGCCCCGGCCTCTGCCCGCTGGAGGTTGCGGCAATGCAGCATCTGTTTGGGGAGCATCCTCCGCAGTCTCAGCCTGTCCTGGGGCAGCCGCAGCCCTCCTCCTGCCCCGGCCTCTGCCCGATGGGGGCTGCGGCAATGCAGCATCTGTTTGGGGAGCTTCCTCCGCACTGTCAGCCTGACTCGGTGCAGCCGCAGCCCTCCTCCTGCCCCGACCTCTGCCCGCTGGGAGCTGCTGTGATGCAGCATCTGTTTGGGGAGCTTCGTCCGCACTGTCAGCCTGTCCTGGGGCAGCCACGGATCCCTTCCTGCCCCGGCCTCTTCCTGCTGGGAGCTGCTGTGATGCAGCATCTGTTTGGGGAGCATCCTCCGCAGTCTCAGCCTGTCTTGGGGAAACCGCAGTCCTCCTCCTGCCCCGGCCTCTTGCTGCTGGAGGTTGCGGCGATGCAGTTTTGGGAATGTCGCCCACATTCCCAGTCTGACTTTCCGGTATAGCCAGGGATCTCGGTTTAGCTCTGCGGCCTCTGACAGCGGGAACCTGGGGACCTTTCTCCTCTGCTGGGCTTCGATTGTCGTCTGTGGTGGACACAGATGTGGGCTTCGGAAACCTGCCCATATTTCTCCCAGGACTGGCCGGGGACCCGTCCACTGACGCAGCGGCCACCTCGGCACTTGGTTCCAGGGCTTTCCGGAGCTGACGCTGTCGTGCGTTGCCGGATCCCACAGATTTAGTCTTCCGCTGCTGGCTCCAGTCACCTGGCGGATCCTCCATCTGCGCGTCACCCAGTCTCCTGCCACTCGCCGGCTTTGGAGTTGGATCCAGGACCAGGTTTTGGTTGCGGCGTTCTTCCTTGTCGGGACCGGCTGTGTCCCCTACGCCCTGGCTACGTTCCTCTGTATCAGGGCCGGCTGCGTCCCCTACGCCCTGGCTACGTTCCTCTGTGTCAGGGACGGCTGCGTCCCCTACGCCCTGGCTACGTTCCTCTGTGTCAGGACCGGCTGTGTCCCCTACGCCCTGGCTGCGTTCCTCTGTGTCAGGACCGGCTGCATCCCCTATGCCCTGGCTACGTTCCTCTGTGTCAGGACCGGCTGTGTCCCCTACGCCCTGGCTGCGTTCCTCTGTGTCAGGACCGGCTGCATCCCCTATGCCCTGGCTGCGTTCCTCTGTGTCAGGACCGGCTGCATCCCCTACGCCCTGGCTACGTTCCTCTGTATCAGGACCGGCTGCGTCCCCTACGCCCTGGCTACGTTCCTCTGTATCAGGGCCGGCTGCATCCCCTATGCCCTGGCTGCGTTCCTCCTTGCCGGGACTGGCTACATCCCCTATGCCCTGGCTACGTTCCTGTGTGTCAGGGCCGGCTGCGTCCCCTACGTCCTGGCTACGTTCCTCTGTATCAGGGCCGGCTGTGTCCCCTACGCTCTGGCTACGTTCCTCTGTGTCAGGACCGGCTGTGTCCCTTACGCCCTGGCTACGTTCCTCTGTGTCAGGACCGGCTGCATCCCCTACGCCCTGGCTACGTTCCTCTGTGTCAGGACCGGCTGCATCCCCTACGCCCTGGCTACGTTCCTCTGTGTCAGGACTGGCTGTGTCCCCTACGCTCTGGCTACGTTCCTCTGTGTCAGGACCGGCTGCATCCCCTACGCCCTGGCTACGTTCCTCTGTGTCAGGACCGGCTGTGTCCCCTACGCTCTGGCTACGTTCCTCTGTGTCAGGACCGACTGCGTCCCCTACGCCCTGGCTGTGTTCCTCCGTGTTGGGACCTATGCCCATCGACAGTGAATCTCCAGTGTTTTGTACAGGTGACCCCACCGTGTCTCCTGGAGCCTCTCCATTCACCACCTGCTCACTggcctccattgcctgctgctctggGGTACCCAAGGAATTTGCTCCCTCACTCACGTGCCAGCTGCGGTCTCCCTCCCCATCAGGAGGAGTCTCCGGCTGGTCTGTCGTTGCTGGAAGACCCACACTGCTCTCTTCTTTGGGAACGCCGGCCAGCAGACTGCGGCAGGTCTTTGACAGGCTGGTGGGCTGGTCTTGCGATGTGGGAGCCGGGGCGCCCTCAACGGGCGAGGTGGGCGCAGCACTTTCAGCTCTCTCCGACTCCTCATCGGCCTGGCTCTCAAGGCAGAAGGGCTGGGTCTCCACGTTGGCCCACTGGTCTTCCTGATTCGCCCCTGCCTGCTGTTCTCCGCCCGGCTCTGCGCTATCCCGCGGCCACTGGGTAACAGCTCCAGCCATGAATGGCTGTGTGGCCTCTTCCTCGGTCTCGCTCGCTGCCGCAACGTTACCTGTGGAAGAACAGAACAGCTGTGTCATCTTTTCGAATGTGCATCTCTCATACCTCAGTCACTAAATCCAAGGACCTGACTTCTAACAGAACCAGGCTACAGATTTCCCTCATCACTCACAGTCACATCCCACTGTCAGACACGGGTCAGGGGGTAGTACTTGcccacccactgcccacccctCAGTATCAGCAGCATTTGGGTGCGAGTCCTACTCCAGACTCAGTCAATCGGGgggtgtgggcattgttggcaaggtCAACATTTACTGCCCTTCAATCGAatgtcttgctcggccatttccgaGGCGGTTAAGAGTTAACCCCATTACcgcgtgtctggagtcacatgaaatgaaaacaaaatgaaaatcgctgattgtcacgagtaagcttcaaatgaagttactgtgaaaagcccctagtcgccacattccggcgcctgttcggggaggctggtacgggtattgaacccgcgctgctggccttgttctgcattacaagccagctgtttggcccactgtgctaaaccagcccccatgtaggccagacccggtaaggaCGGAGAATTTCCttcccctgaaggatattagtgaaccagatgggtttttaggggCAATCTCTTGGTTTCATGATCGCCATGATGGAGACTaagtttttaatttcagatttatccGACAAAGTGAA contains:
- the LOC119976427 gene encoding mediator of DNA damage checkpoint protein 1-like, which translates into the protein MDQTQLLSWEAEEEQLRDSDRQARGRLRVFAGSQGPETGFLVYTGENVIGRHESCHIRIPAQSVSKKHAVIEIEGDTHLIHDCNSLNKTRRRNAILKPSVRYAINDGDLFLFADVACQYALLPAEDGDSGSETGSESVFPQSRAGEGGQRPDGVASDGLVSKAADGEMESAEDSLMLSPTQPFQTKSSLPFRPDTYVKESEDDDTPWKGPFVPQDGRYPNSSVRETPSAHIVPESDDEGGDSSCSKAQSMQLHYDSDTDLEEDEQPCVKWVEASPAGPANGNCVNSETGGAKEQRGDNPATGVVTPGNHSAAARGAVSIVETLDHDAGRGSAPGPGAPAPADLLPHFSWDSDSDSEVGLKSDSPAEPTETNSRLAEGADVREADAVARDRHSSLIRPDEGEGSIKADDNMDSSAGSDGQAKGTVGSGNQGELLEVNSDTDADDDDTEAYAVQATQCFTLRVSDTQDERSGEDDYPPDGDTAATEEATQLFISESPTFDKGTCQGNTASMSNAEDEATQLFTLESPAFGHSAFKKPIPSGCDRGGQLGKAEGNVAAASETEEEATQPFMAGAVTQWPRDSAEPGGEQQAGANQEDQWANVETQPFCLESQADEESERAESAAPTSPVEGAPAPTSQDQPTSLSKTCRSLLAGVPKEESSVGLPATTDQPETPPDGEGDRSWHVSEGANSLGTPEQQAMEASEQVVNGEAPGDTVGSPVQNTGDSLSMGIGPNTEEHSQGVGDAVGPDTEERSQSVGDTAGPDTEERSQGVGDAAGPDTEERSQSVGDTASPDTEERSQGVGDAAGPDTEERSQGVGDAAGPDTEERSQGVRDTAGPDTEERSQSVGDTAGPDTEERSQDVGDAAGPDTQERSQGIGDVASPGKEERSQGIGDAAGPDTEERSQGVGDAAGPDTEERSQGVGDAAGPDTEERSQGIGDAAGPDTEERSQGVGDTAGPDTEERSQGIGDAAGPDTEERSQGVGDTAGPDTEERSQGVGDAAVPDTEERSQGVGDAAGPDTEERSQGVGDTAGPDKEERRNQNLVLDPTPKPASGRRLGDAQMEDPPGDWSQQRKTKSVGSGNARQRQLRKALEPSAEVAAASVDGSPASPGRNMGRFPKPTSVSTTDDNRSPAEEKGPQVPAVRGRRAKPRSLAIPESQTGNVGDIPKTASPQPPAARGRGRRRTAVSPRQAETAEDAPQTDAASQQLPAGRGRGRKGSVAAPGQADSADEAPQTDAASQQLPAGRGRGRRRAAAAPSQADSAEEAPQTDAALPQPPSGRGRGRRRAAAAPGQAETAEDAPQTDAALPQPPAGRGRGRRRTVAAPGQAETAEEAPQTDGSSQHPAAGRSRRGSAAAPGQAETAEEAPQTDAASPQPPAGRGRGRRRAAAAPSQAESAEEALQTDAASPQPPAGRGRGRRRTAVSPRQAETAEEAPQTDAASQQLPAGRSRGRRGSVATPAKQAESAEDAPQTDAASPQPPVGRGRGRRKTAASPGQADSAEDAPQTDGSSQHPAAGRGRRGSVATPAKQAETAEEAPQTDAASPQPPSGRGRGRRGTAVSPGQAESAEDAPQTDAASPQLPAGRGRGRRRAAAAPGQAETAEEAPQTDAASQQLPAGRGRGRRRAAAAPGQAESAEEAPQTDAASQQLPAGRGRGRRRTAAASGQADSAEEAPQTDAASQQLPAGRGRRTQERTLSSSQESGLVAGRKRRVASQSESEKLSSSPPQAKTRRTARPLSTRSPSGSLPDSGSPPKETVTITGKKRGRPRKHPLGAIPLGPEVMCKVFTHPLCAAEQCAAERCRIPQEDTVEWVQCDDCDAWYHVACVGCNYSAMKEASAEFHCGCT